The nucleotide sequence GATCCCACATATGCAAAAAAAATAGGTGTTCAGGTTGAAAATCTTCTTATATCTCAACCAGATACAGGAGAACAAGCTCTTGAAATTTGTGATGCTTTAGTAAAATCAGGACAAGTAGATATTATTGTAATCGATTCTGTAGCTGCCTTAGTTCCCAAAGCAGAGATAGATGGTGATATGGGGGATTCTCATATTGGGTTACAAGCTAGATTAATGTCACAAGCTTTAAGAAAATTAACAGCTTCAATTGCAAAAACAAATACAATAGTTGTTTTTATTAATCAAATTAGAATGAAAATTAATACTATGCCTTTCGGAAATCCAGAAACTACAACTGGAGGTTTAGCATTAAAATTCTATTCATCAATAAGAATAAATGTAAAAAAAATGGATTCAGTGAAGGACGGAGAAGAATATACAGGAAATAGCATAAAATTAACAGTTAAAAAAAATAAAGTTGCTCCTCCTTTTAAAAGTGCAAATATTACTCTTACTTTTGATCGAGGAATAGATAAGACACTTGAAATTTTAGAACTTGGTGAAAAAATAAATCTTATAAAAAAAATTGGGTCTTGGTATAGTTATAATGACATAAAACTTGGACAAGGTAAAGCTAATGCTACTAAGTTTTTAGAAGATAATCCAAAATATATTGAAGAAATTGAGGAAAAAATAAGAGAATTTTATGGTTTAAAGAAGCCAAAGAATGAAAGTGAATCAAAAAATATCGAAGCAAACAAAGATTTAAATAAAGAAAAAAATAAAGTTTCTAAATAATTGATTTAATAAATTTATTGTATAATAGAACTAAAAATAGAGGATGGGATATGATAAAGATAGGAATTTGTGGTTCTAAAGGTAGAATGAGTCAAGAGATAATTAATCTATTAAAAAATAGAGATGATTTAGTTATTAATGGTTTATGGGAAGACTTTAAAAATATTGAAAAAGAAGAGTATATAACTATTAATAATGAAAAAGTTTTTTAT is from Spirochaetota bacterium and encodes:
- the recA gene encoding recombinase RecA, with amino-acid sequence MAKEKENQKDDILQSTIDSIKKQFGEGSIMRLGEKINQEIDVVPTGSLSLDIALGVGGIPRGRIIEIYGAESSGKTTLALHMIAEAQKLGGVAAFIDAEHALDPTYAKKIGVQVENLLISQPDTGEQALEICDALVKSGQVDIIVIDSVAALVPKAEIDGDMGDSHIGLQARLMSQALRKLTASIAKTNTIVVFINQIRMKINTMPFGNPETTTGGLALKFYSSIRINVKKMDSVKDGEEYTGNSIKLTVKKNKVAPPFKSANITLTFDRGIDKTLEILELGEKINLIKKIGSWYSYNDIKLGQGKANATKFLEDNPKYIEEIEEKIREFYGLKKPKNESESKNIEANKDLNKEKNKVSK